From Vagococcus jeotgali, one genomic window encodes:
- a CDS encoding histidine phosphatase family protein: MTMIYLVRHGQTLFNLQHKIQGFCDSPLTNLGVEEAKIAGRYFKEANIPLDEAFVSTSERAIDTLQLITDLPFKTHKNLREWNFGTYEGEGEHLNPPLPYGDFFVQFGGESQTDLTKRINQAVTDIAKHSNKQHILIVSHGASIANFYREWEEFSPVKRHGSIKNCSIMAYEYLDDTFISKEIINHDFSNISLDENN; encoded by the coding sequence ATGACAATGATTTATTTAGTAAGACATGGACAAACACTATTTAATTTACAACACAAAATACAGGGATTTTGTGATTCTCCTCTAACTAATTTAGGAGTGGAAGAAGCTAAAATAGCTGGTCGTTATTTTAAAGAGGCTAATATACCACTTGACGAGGCTTTCGTTTCAACTTCTGAAAGAGCCATTGATACTCTCCAACTGATAACTGACTTACCTTTTAAAACTCACAAAAATTTAAGAGAATGGAACTTTGGTACTTATGAGGGAGAAGGCGAGCATTTAAATCCGCCTCTACCTTATGGCGACTTCTTTGTTCAATTTGGTGGTGAATCACAAACTGACCTCACTAAAAGAATTAATCAGGCTGTTACTGATATTGCTAAGCATTCTAATAAACAACACATTTTAATTGTATCTCACGGGGCTAGTATTGCTAACTTTTATAGAGAATGGGAAGAATTCAGCCCTGTTAAGCGACATGGTAGTATTAAAAATTGCTCTATTATGGCATATGAATATCTAGATGATACCTTTATTTCAAAAGAGATTATTAATCATGATTTTTCTAATATTAGTCTAGATGAAAACAACTAA
- a CDS encoding endonuclease/exonuclease/phosphatase family protein yields MKKLSKIIGSIVAVVLILLLVFVLFLSINEYKPKEVEQLTPISGHKKISQDDLMSLLSFNIGYAGLSDSEDFFMDGGKKIEPATKQLVEENLEGITDVLQDNPADVYLLQEVDHDSKRSKYINQEDYLTEKLGMDSVFAYNFNVPYVPFPLPPIGRVESGIMTMTDFEMTSASRIALPNPFKWPISMANLKRALLETRYEVEGTDKELVIYNLHLEAYDNGDGKVEQSKLLKKYLEQEYKKGNYVIAGGDFNQVFEGSHVFPDTKQEGWHPGNLEKTDIPAHFTFAFDDEYPTVRVLNHEYTGDYNTSQVYVIDGFIVSDNVNVKEVSVLNQNFRYSDHHPVKMEVELGK; encoded by the coding sequence ATGAAAAAATTAAGTAAAATCATTGGGAGTATTGTTGCAGTAGTACTGATACTACTCTTAGTATTTGTTTTATTTTTATCTATCAATGAGTACAAACCAAAAGAGGTGGAACAATTAACCCCGATTAGTGGTCATAAAAAGATTAGTCAAGATGATTTGATGTCATTGCTAAGCTTTAATATAGGTTATGCTGGTCTGTCTGATTCTGAAGATTTTTTTATGGACGGTGGTAAAAAAATAGAACCGGCAACAAAGCAATTGGTGGAGGAAAATTTAGAAGGGATTACAGATGTTTTACAAGATAACCCTGCAGATGTTTATCTATTACAAGAAGTTGATCATGATTCTAAGAGATCAAAATATATAAATCAAGAGGATTATCTGACAGAAAAATTGGGTATGGATAGTGTATTTGCTTATAATTTTAATGTTCCTTACGTGCCGTTTCCGTTGCCACCAATTGGGCGAGTTGAAAGTGGTATTATGACGATGACAGACTTTGAAATGACCTCAGCCAGTCGAATTGCTTTACCAAATCCTTTTAAGTGGCCAATTAGTATGGCGAATCTAAAACGAGCATTACTAGAGACAAGGTATGAGGTTGAAGGGACAGATAAGGAATTAGTTATCTATAACTTACATCTTGAAGCATATGACAATGGGGATGGTAAGGTTGAGCAAAGTAAATTACTAAAGAAGTATTTAGAACAAGAGTATAAAAAAGGCAATTATGTGATTGCTGGAGGAGATTTTAACCAAGTATTTGAGGGAAGTCACGTGTTTCCTGACACAAAACAAGAAGGTTGGCACCCTGGGAATCTAGAGAAAACTGATATTCCAGCACATTTTACTTTTGCCTTTGATGATGAGTATCCAACGGTTCGTGTGTTGAATCATGAATATACTGGAGATTATAATACCTCGCAAGTTTATGTGATTGACGGGTTTATTGTATCTGATAATGTCAATGTTAAAGAGGTATCTGTATTAAATCAGAATTTTAGATATTCAGATCATCATCCAGTGAAAATGGAAGTAGAACTTGGAAAATAA
- a CDS encoding GNAT family N-acetyltransferase: MTFPNKNYDFDELSQNSFFIGAYINNECVGLAIVQRAFFKYLYLYDLKVAKACRGLGIAQLLIEKAQEIARQEGYIGLYTQAQDNNLGACLFYLSAGFHIGGLDTKVYQGTPQENKKDIYFYLDNL; encoded by the coding sequence ATGACATTTCCAAATAAAAATTATGATTTTGATGAACTAAGTCAAAATAGCTTTTTCATTGGTGCTTATATCAACAATGAATGTGTCGGTCTGGCTATTGTGCAGCGTGCTTTTTTCAAATACTTATATCTCTATGACTTGAAAGTAGCTAAGGCATGTAGAGGTCTTGGAATTGCACAATTATTAATCGAAAAAGCTCAAGAAATAGCAAGACAAGAAGGTTATATTGGTCTCTACACTCAAGCTCAAGATAATAACCTAGGAGCTTGCCTATTTTATCTAAGTGCTGGCTTTCATATTGGTGGATTAGATACTAAAGTCTATCAAGGAACGCCTCAAGAAAATAAAAAAGATATCTATTTCTATTTAGATAATCTTTAA
- a CDS encoding phosphatase PAP2 family protein, whose protein sequence is MKKTYNILGLVLLLLLIIGTFFDLGIAKVVFIEGNAYSYAFEHLAPAVYGTILMISVSLMLWTVDVKQESKLKLIWFIILYLLFTAFGLLMCYSYLGLFGAIYFVVAVVVTFIYVRKIPTDSVRLYRRVGATILLTALCSMIVVESIKPIVGRVRFRAMQGDYNLFTRWYVINGDKYLPVVSSMEEIKSFPSGHSQWAGTTLTVSLLAAALPKWRHKEKTVFLIALLYAVIVMSSRMLQGAHFLSDVTVGFGFSFLFFILFRQWLLKKESPID, encoded by the coding sequence ATGAAAAAAACATATAATATTTTGGGGTTAGTGCTATTATTGTTACTTATTATTGGAACATTTTTTGATTTAGGAATTGCTAAAGTGGTTTTTATTGAAGGAAACGCGTATTCATATGCTTTTGAGCATTTAGCACCGGCAGTTTATGGGACTATTTTAATGATATCTGTGTCCTTAATGTTGTGGACTGTCGATGTTAAGCAGGAAAGTAAGTTGAAACTAATTTGGTTCATTATTCTTTATCTATTATTTACAGCTTTTGGTTTATTAATGTGCTATAGCTACTTAGGTTTATTTGGTGCTATTTATTTTGTAGTAGCAGTGGTTGTTACATTTATTTATGTCAGAAAGATACCAACAGATTCAGTCAGATTATATAGACGTGTGGGGGCGACAATATTACTTACTGCTTTATGCTCGATGATTGTGGTAGAATCTATTAAACCAATTGTCGGACGTGTGAGATTTAGAGCTATGCAAGGAGATTATAATCTGTTTACAAGATGGTATGTTATTAATGGTGATAAATACTTACCTGTTGTGTCTTCTATGGAAGAAATCAAATCATTTCCATCTGGACATTCACAGTGGGCAGGAACAACGCTTACAGTTAGTTTACTAGCAGCAGCTCTACCAAAATGGCGTCATAAAGAAAAAACAGTATTCTTGATTGCATTATTATATGCAGTCATTGTCATGAGTAGTCGTATGTTACAAGGTGCGCATTTTTTATCTGATGTAACTGTCGGGTTTGGATTCTCATTTTTATTTTTTATATTATTCCGTCAATGGCTCTTAAAAAAAGAATCACCAATAGATTAA
- a CDS encoding glycoside hydrolase family 3 C-terminal domain-containing protein: MKHQDLINQMTLEEKASMMSGANFWNTTAIERLNIPSIMLTDGPHGLRKQAGKADHLGLHKSIPATCFPPAATLANSWNKHLVNQMGRLLGKEAASEEVSVILGPGMNIKRNPLCGRNFEYYSEDPYVTGILATEMVKGIQSQGVAASPKHFAVNSQEHMRMTIDEIVDDRALREIYLKAFEMVVKEAKPKTMMTSYNKVNGEFANENQYLVNDILFDEWGFDGVVVTDWGGNNDRVKGLKAHNQLEMPSTNGITDQEIIDAIIKGEIEEAILDEALDQLLELIFETSYDTENYIPIDIDAHHQKAIEFAEQSFVLLKNEDDCLPLNNTESIGVIGDFAKKPRYQGAGSSLINPTKLSSPLDILSQSGLNIQGFAKGFHRMGKHSQRYLEQAATLAEQVDTVLLFVGLDESIEAEGIDRKNLSLHQNQLDLINVVTAMNKNVIVILSGGGVIEMPFINQVKGVIHTYLGGQGMAEAIVNTLTGQANPSGKLTETYPFKYSDLPTAKYYPGMERTAEHRESIFVGYRYFETVDKPVLFPFGYGLSYTTFEYSNIVLKDNSIFVDITNTGQYAGEEVVQLYIEKVDHVNFRAKKELKNFTKVYVPVGQTKTVRFDLVDIDLSFYSIDAKKWEVEKGEYHIHIGASSKDIKETISVDVAGVESREYAQFVYPTYFSGEVSHVPDEEFYRLLGFIPSEVLWNEADLLGMNDTISQARHKHWLGKGTYGAVALVRDGFMKVNNPIWSNNMYFILNMPFRQIERFTGGKINDKMVKKYLEIINKPTKK, encoded by the coding sequence ATGAAACATCAAGATTTGATTAATCAAATGACTTTAGAAGAAAAAGCATCCATGATGAGTGGAGCTAATTTTTGGAATACAACGGCGATTGAAAGGTTAAATATTCCTTCAATTATGTTAACAGATGGACCGCACGGACTTAGAAAACAAGCAGGAAAAGCCGATCATTTAGGCCTACATAAAAGCATACCTGCTACTTGTTTTCCACCAGCAGCAACTTTAGCTAATAGTTGGAATAAACATTTAGTCAATCAAATGGGGCGCTTATTAGGCAAGGAAGCTGCTAGTGAAGAGGTTAGTGTGATCCTTGGCCCTGGTATGAATATTAAACGTAACCCTTTATGTGGGCGTAATTTTGAATATTATTCAGAAGATCCTTATGTAACGGGAATTTTAGCGACAGAAATGGTTAAAGGAATTCAATCTCAAGGTGTTGCTGCTTCACCAAAACATTTTGCAGTGAACAGTCAAGAACATATGCGAATGACGATTGATGAGATAGTAGATGACAGAGCCCTTAGAGAAATTTATTTAAAAGCTTTCGAAATGGTCGTTAAAGAAGCAAAACCTAAAACGATGATGACTTCATATAATAAAGTAAACGGTGAATTTGCCAATGAAAATCAGTATTTAGTCAATGATATTTTATTTGATGAATGGGGTTTTGATGGGGTTGTTGTCACAGATTGGGGGGGGAATAATGACCGGGTTAAAGGTTTGAAAGCCCATAACCAATTAGAGATGCCTTCAACAAATGGTATTACCGATCAAGAGATTATTGATGCGATTATCAAGGGAGAAATTGAAGAAGCAATACTTGATGAGGCATTGGACCAGCTATTAGAATTAATCTTTGAGACAAGTTATGATACTGAAAATTATATCCCTATTGATATAGATGCTCATCATCAAAAAGCGATAGAGTTTGCTGAGCAATCTTTTGTACTTCTGAAAAATGAAGATGACTGTCTACCACTGAATAATACAGAATCAATTGGTGTGATTGGTGACTTTGCTAAAAAACCAAGATACCAAGGTGCGGGAAGTTCACTAATTAACCCAACTAAATTATCAAGTCCATTAGATATTTTGAGCCAGTCGGGATTAAATATTCAGGGATTTGCTAAAGGATTCCATCGTATGGGTAAACATAGCCAGCGTTATCTAGAGCAGGCCGCAACTTTAGCTGAGCAAGTTGATACTGTTTTATTATTTGTTGGATTAGATGAGTCGATTGAAGCAGAAGGAATTGACCGTAAAAATTTAAGTCTACATCAAAATCAACTAGATTTAATCAATGTAGTTACAGCGATGAATAAAAATGTCATTGTCATTTTATCAGGTGGTGGCGTTATTGAGATGCCGTTTATTAATCAAGTCAAAGGTGTGATTCATACTTATTTAGGTGGTCAAGGAATGGCAGAGGCGATTGTTAATACATTAACAGGACAAGCTAACCCAAGTGGTAAATTGACAGAAACATATCCATTTAAATATAGTGATTTACCAACGGCCAAATACTATCCAGGTATGGAGAGAACAGCTGAACATAGAGAATCTATTTTTGTAGGTTATCGTTATTTTGAAACAGTAGATAAACCAGTATTATTCCCGTTTGGTTATGGGTTATCTTATACAACATTTGAATACAGTAATATTGTATTAAAAGATAATAGTATTTTTGTTGATATCACAAATACAGGTCAATACGCTGGCGAAGAAGTGGTTCAACTCTATATTGAAAAAGTAGATCATGTTAATTTTAGAGCTAAAAAAGAATTGAAGAATTTTACTAAAGTTTATGTACCTGTTGGCCAAACTAAAACAGTTCGTTTTGATTTAGTAGATATTGATCTATCATTTTATAGCATTGATGCTAAAAAATGGGAAGTTGAAAAAGGTGAATATCATATTCATATTGGAGCATCATCAAAAGACATTAAAGAAACCATTAGTGTTGATGTTGCTGGAGTAGAATCAAGAGAATATGCTCAATTTGTTTACCCGACTTATTTTTCAGGTGAGGTAAGTCATGTACCTGATGAGGAATTTTACCGACTACTTGGTTTTATCCCGTCAGAAGTTCTATGGAATGAAGCTGATTTATTAGGAATGAACGATACTATCTCCCAAGCTCGTCATAAGCACTGGCTAGGTAAGGGAACGTATGGTGCTGTAGCTTTAGTTCGTGATGGGTTTATGAAAGTAAACAATCCAATTTGGTCAAATAATATGTATTTTATTCTAAATATGCCATTTAGACAAATCGAGAGGTTTACTGGTGGTAAAATCAATGACAAGATGGTAAAAAAATATTTAGAGATTATTAATAAACCAACTAAAAAATAA
- a CDS encoding glycoside hydrolase family 3 N-terminal domain-containing protein has protein sequence MSNWFEKRKIRKERIVKEVKQDKAAYKKEKEEISQLPEIEQKTAKDALKEKRKEKKQAQKVAIKAMPKGAEKKEAKAKRRIYRKVKNRPIRATVWGLVIIGIGTLAVKVGPTVRDISDTVSAKGIDIVTDTPENDKARKHGEKVSEDIANEGIILLKNDDKQLPLKDKKINVFGTSSFNFRYGGGGSGGSDTSRAIDLYQGLKEAGIEYNTHLYDAYQELPEVEKASDGGGTGLVQVVKSMTSKSDSDEPGIEYLTPDIVKEAKDYSDEAMIVIASSGVESSDMSKEELELTDNMKDLISTVAKDFDNITVVINAGNALELGYLEEVPQVKSIVWVGTPGPYGARSLGNVLAGNINPSGRLVDTYAYDLTSAPATENFGSYAYDNLDKHFVNYQEGIYIGYRFYETYFDGDEKGYQETVQFPLGYGLSYTDFKWEIEKEAFNETDISMDVKVTNTGDMAGKDVVQLYFSAPYTKGGIEKSAIELADFAKTKELAPGESEVVTLSYKTNDMASYDMHDEEAFVLDEGKYQIKLGKNVHEIVETKEYNNPKRVVIKEDSATGEEIKNLFTNSDNGLTYLSRSDWEGTYPTDEEIDMSAPDFAVEEANRPITPTDIDMPEVGQDKGIKLEDLKGLEYDDPKWDEFMSQFTVDELMDYYTQGAYKTNEISRLGVPGSVLLDGPAGINFFFKSVTAASYPTEVVLASTWNTQLAYDIGEAVGEEAKAMGVHGWYAPAMNIHRTPQGGRNFEYYSEDPLLSGKMATAVTKGSQDQGVMVFMKHFAMNDQETHARSGLYVWANEQSMRELHLRPFEMTVKDGGTHGVMSSFSYINGQWAGANPTLLNDLLRDEWGFNGMVSSDAVFGFMHADKAVTSGNDVMLDIMSKSTNKKRLKKAYKEDPAGIATGLQTSGKNVMYALLQTNAVE, from the coding sequence ATGTCAAATTGGTTTGAGAAAAGAAAGATAAGAAAAGAGAGAATCGTTAAAGAAGTAAAGCAAGATAAGGCAGCTTATAAGAAAGAGAAAGAGGAGATTAGTCAGCTTCCAGAGATAGAGCAAAAGACAGCAAAGGATGCACTAAAAGAAAAACGCAAAGAGAAAAAACAAGCACAAAAAGTAGCGATTAAAGCTATGCCAAAAGGTGCCGAGAAAAAAGAAGCCAAAGCTAAGCGACGTATTTATCGTAAAGTTAAAAATAGACCAATTAGAGCAACTGTTTGGGGGCTAGTGATTATAGGTATTGGCACTTTAGCAGTTAAGGTAGGTCCAACTGTGCGTGACATATCAGATACTGTGTCAGCTAAGGGGATAGATATTGTGACAGATACACCAGAAAATGATAAAGCTCGCAAACATGGTGAGAAGGTATCTGAAGATATTGCTAATGAGGGGATTATTTTACTAAAAAATGACGACAAACAATTGCCATTAAAGGATAAAAAAATTAATGTGTTTGGAACCTCATCATTTAATTTTAGATATGGTGGTGGTGGATCTGGTGGTTCAGACACGTCTCGTGCTATTGATTTATATCAAGGATTAAAAGAAGCAGGTATTGAGTACAACACTCATTTATATGATGCCTACCAAGAATTACCAGAAGTAGAAAAGGCATCAGATGGTGGTGGAACTGGCCTTGTTCAAGTTGTAAAATCAATGACAAGTAAAAGTGACTCAGATGAACCTGGTATTGAGTATTTGACACCAGATATTGTGAAAGAAGCTAAAGACTATTCAGATGAAGCGATGATTGTGATTGCAAGTAGTGGTGTTGAAAGTAGTGATATGTCAAAAGAAGAATTAGAGCTAACTGATAATATGAAAGATTTAATCAGCACAGTCGCTAAAGATTTTGACAATATTACAGTGGTCATTAATGCAGGTAATGCCCTAGAACTTGGTTATCTAGAAGAAGTACCACAAGTGAAATCAATTGTTTGGGTAGGAACACCTGGACCATACGGAGCCCGTTCTTTAGGGAATGTATTAGCTGGAAATATTAACCCATCAGGTCGTTTAGTTGATACTTACGCTTATGATTTAACTAGTGCTCCAGCAACAGAAAACTTTGGTAGTTATGCTTATGATAATTTAGATAAACACTTTGTCAATTATCAAGAAGGTATCTATATCGGGTATCGTTTTTATGAAACCTATTTTGATGGGGATGAAAAAGGGTATCAAGAAACCGTTCAGTTTCCACTAGGTTATGGGTTAAGTTACACTGATTTTAAATGGGAAATTGAAAAAGAAGCATTTAATGAAACAGATATTTCAATGGATGTGAAAGTGACAAATACAGGAGATATGGCTGGTAAAGATGTCGTACAGTTGTACTTCTCAGCACCTTACACTAAAGGTGGTATTGAAAAATCAGCGATTGAATTAGCTGATTTTGCCAAAACGAAGGAATTAGCACCAGGTGAATCAGAAGTGGTGACTTTGTCGTATAAAACAAATGATATGGCCTCTTATGATATGCATGATGAAGAAGCTTTTGTTTTAGATGAAGGGAAATATCAAATTAAATTAGGTAAAAATGTGCATGAGATTGTGGAAACAAAAGAGTATAACAATCCAAAACGTGTTGTGATAAAAGAAGATAGTGCCACTGGAGAAGAGATTAAGAACCTATTTACAAATAGTGACAATGGCTTAACCTATTTGTCTCGTAGTGATTGGGAAGGGACTTATCCAACAGATGAAGAAATCGATATGTCAGCGCCAGATTTTGCTGTGGAAGAAGCTAATCGTCCTATTACACCGACAGATATTGACATGCCAGAAGTTGGACAAGATAAAGGGATTAAACTAGAGGATTTAAAGGGACTGGAATATGATGATCCGAAATGGGATGAGTTTATGAGTCAGTTTACTGTTGATGAATTAATGGATTATTACACACAAGGGGCTTATAAAACAAACGAAATTTCTCGCTTAGGTGTACCAGGTTCTGTTTTACTCGATGGCCCTGCTGGAATTAATTTCTTCTTTAAATCAGTTACAGCAGCATCATATCCAACAGAAGTTGTCCTTGCTTCGACATGGAACACACAACTTGCCTATGATATTGGTGAAGCAGTAGGTGAAGAAGCTAAAGCTATGGGAGTACATGGCTGGTATGCCCCTGCTATGAATATTCACAGAACTCCTCAAGGTGGAAGAAACTTTGAGTATTATTCAGAAGATCCATTATTATCTGGAAAAATGGCAACAGCTGTCACAAAAGGAAGTCAAGATCAAGGTGTGATGGTATTTATGAAGCATTTTGCTATGAACGATCAGGAAACACATGCTAGGAGCGGTCTTTATGTTTGGGCTAATGAGCAATCTATGCGAGAGCTTCATTTACGTCCTTTTGAAATGACCGTTAAAGACGGTGGTACTCACGGAGTTATGTCTAGTTTTAGTTATATTAATGGTCAGTGGGCTGGAGCTAATCCAACACTGCTAAATGATTTATTACGCGACGAGTGGGGATTCAATGGTATGGTATCAAGTGATGCTGTCTTTGGTTTCATGCATGCTGATAAAGCAGTGACTTCAGGGAATGATGTGATGCTAGATATTATGTCTAAATCAACAAATAAAAAACGTCTGAAGAAAGCGTACAAGGAAGATCCTGCAGGAATTGCCACAGGACTTCAAACAAGTGGTAAAAACGTGATGTATGCTCTACTTCAAACAAATGCTGTCGAGTAA
- a CDS encoding AraC family transcriptional regulator, producing MENKSIPLEIHIRHIGVESMTIVSKLSFLFVLSGNLSLLHNGKLISIREGDIYIINKNDIVSVPNMTDNMVMTSHLWAEGQFKLNHPLSLVYMTEAYEKISSCLSQAMSEYIKKEEGFKEVLLGYHHQLLGYLYRYLPQIKGTQDTTHIQLSDKITELVDYILKNFEKKITLDDLSDRFFISKFYLAHIFKEEVGLSVGQFIKQVRLTHSLELLYHQTYSLDDIAIKSGFPSTRAFRDAFKEKYEVTPAQYRIVHTDNSNEELSFELSEQEVYQLISKYTQADTVNHVVGNSYEVISEVIDTGLSMHTEHFYLEGIAKLDIMSKSNMLPNIRQDLGMKYVAITHPLRKIQAVYRKDSWDIQLYHLYTELNLVISNGLYPYIQIGIEDFDDFQEMFDLPEIAWIRLFDTLNQQISQRFMDTSQWYIEYRCFYENVNGGELCLPLVRLIQDTSHMYQVIIHLPELPVTHQEIEQPVMVIDDRSRVRTYDLADILKRLHHMEHLEKIAENKNILFQQLALNHFIHLEEDEHYRPLISLITANQTLWFFNIKLDNLSTHFLQPTSIDGTSLYTYFPKELSQKLALMSEVGVYHDMWYAYQFKTSLYEEVIYQTEFFILTRQGEDYRLLAIYPEKKITNLETISTEMIKQQPFMLLEIKLLSLTGKYKKTVKELSPYTKMEHAQSITWMNDVNLSQEDIDYINGLSRPKRQVEVISTNDILNLNIQIPILGMVYIDLKKIK from the coding sequence TTGGAAAATAAAAGTATTCCACTAGAGATTCATATCAGGCATATTGGTGTGGAAAGCATGACGATAGTCAGCAAATTATCGTTTTTATTTGTTTTATCTGGGAATTTGTCACTATTACATAATGGTAAATTGATTAGTATTCGTGAAGGAGATATTTATATCATTAATAAAAATGATATCGTTAGTGTTCCTAATATGACAGATAACATGGTAATGACATCTCACCTGTGGGCAGAAGGTCAATTCAAGTTAAATCATCCCTTATCTTTAGTTTATATGACAGAAGCATATGAAAAAATATCCAGTTGCTTATCTCAAGCAATGAGTGAGTATATAAAAAAAGAAGAAGGTTTTAAAGAGGTTTTATTAGGGTATCACCATCAATTACTAGGTTATTTGTACCGCTATTTACCTCAAATAAAAGGGACTCAAGATACAACCCACATTCAACTAAGTGATAAAATCACAGAATTAGTAGATTATATTTTAAAGAATTTTGAAAAAAAAATAACTTTAGATGATTTATCTGATCGTTTTTTTATAAGTAAATTTTACTTGGCTCATATATTTAAAGAAGAAGTTGGTCTATCAGTTGGGCAATTTATTAAACAAGTCAGACTGACTCATAGTTTAGAATTATTATATCATCAAACATATTCCTTAGATGATATTGCTATAAAAAGCGGTTTTCCTAGCACAAGGGCTTTTAGAGATGCTTTTAAAGAAAAATATGAAGTCACTCCAGCACAATATAGGATTGTTCACACAGATAACTCAAACGAGGAGTTATCTTTTGAGTTAAGTGAGCAAGAAGTTTACCAACTAATAAGTAAATATACTCAGGCAGATACGGTGAACCATGTAGTAGGTAATTCTTATGAAGTGATTTCAGAAGTGATTGATACAGGATTATCAATGCATACAGAGCATTTTTACTTAGAAGGAATAGCCAAATTAGATATTATGTCAAAATCAAATATGTTGCCAAATATTAGGCAAGATTTAGGTATGAAATATGTTGCTATTACTCATCCTCTTAGGAAAATACAAGCTGTTTATAGAAAAGATAGTTGGGATATTCAACTTTATCACTTGTATACAGAACTAAATTTAGTGATCTCAAATGGATTGTATCCGTACATTCAAATTGGGATTGAGGATTTTGATGATTTTCAAGAAATGTTTGACTTACCAGAAATCGCTTGGATACGTTTATTTGATACATTAAACCAACAAATTAGCCAACGTTTTATGGATACGAGTCAATGGTATATTGAATATCGCTGTTTTTATGAAAATGTCAATGGCGGAGAATTATGTTTACCTCTAGTTAGGTTGATTCAAGATACGAGTCATATGTACCAAGTGATTATCCATTTGCCAGAATTACCAGTGACCCATCAAGAAATTGAACAACCTGTTATGGTGATTGATGATCGCTCCCGTGTTAGAACTTACGATTTAGCTGATATTCTCAAAAGATTACATCATATGGAGCATCTTGAAAAAATAGCAGAAAATAAAAATATTTTATTCCAACAGCTGGCTTTGAATCATTTTATTCATTTAGAAGAAGATGAGCATTACCGGCCGCTAATTTCTTTGATTACTGCTAATCAGACGTTGTGGTTTTTTAATATCAAATTAGATAATTTATCGACGCATTTTTTACAACCAACAAGTATTGACGGGACGTCGTTATATACTTATTTTCCTAAAGAATTATCTCAAAAGTTAGCTTTAATGTCTGAGGTGGGTGTGTATCATGATATGTGGTATGCTTATCAATTTAAGACAAGTCTTTATGAGGAAGTAATATACCAAACAGAATTTTTTATTTTAACAAGGCAAGGGGAAGATTATAGATTACTGGCTATTTACCCAGAAAAGAAAATTACTAATCTGGAAACTATTTCCACCGAAATGATTAAACAACAACCTTTCATGCTACTAGAGATTAAATTGCTATCTTTAACTGGTAAGTATAAAAAAACAGTTAAAGAATTATCTCCTTATACTAAAATGGAACATGCACAATCAATAACCTGGATGAACGACGTAAACTTGTCCCAAGAAGATATCGATTATATTAATGGATTATCTAGACCTAAAAGACAAGTAGAAGTCATTAGTACTAATGATATTTTAAATTTAAATATTCAAATTCCTATCTTAGGGATGGTGTATATTGATTTGAAAAAAATAAAATAA